The following are from one region of the Falco cherrug isolate bFalChe1 chromosome 19, bFalChe1.pri, whole genome shotgun sequence genome:
- the SUOX gene encoding LOW QUALITY PROTEIN: sulfite oxidase, mitochondrial (The sequence of the model RefSeq protein was modified relative to this genomic sequence to represent the inferred CDS: deleted 2 bases in 2 codons), translating to MLLLRAVTGHRLPPLLRRGCSRFAPGSSAPGVPRGGAAPVLAALLGLGAVLAYGERRRRVAQAAQAPQYPQYTREEVGRHRSPAERVWVTHGTEVFDVTDFVELHPGGADKLLLAAGGALEPFWALYAVHNQPHVLELLREYKVGELSPAEAPPPPTATQDPFAGDPPRHPGLRVNSQKPFNAEPPAELLTERFLTPNELFFTRNHLPVPAVEPGSYRLRVEGPGGRGLSLSLAELRSRFPKHEVTATLQCAGNRRTEMSLVRPVKGLAWDIGAIGTARWGGARLRDVLLHAGFEERREGEWHVCFEGLDVDAGGAPYGASIPYGRAVSPLADVLLAYEMNGQELPRDHGFPLRVVVPGVVGARSVKWLRRVAVSPTESPSHWQQNDYKGFSPCVDWDTVDYRTAPAIQELPVQSAITHPRPGAAVPADELTVKGYAWSGGGREVVRVDVSLDGGRTWQVARLTGERPVPGRAWAWALWELQVPVPAGAAELEIVCKAVDGSYNVQPDTVAPIWNLRGVLSNAWHRVRVTVSR from the exons ATGCTGCTGCTCCGAGCCGTTACCGGGCACAG GCTCCCGCCGTTGCTCCGCCGCGGCTGCTCCCGGTTCGCCCCCGGTAGCTCGGCCCCGGGGgtgccccgggggggggcggccccggtgttggcagcgctgctggggctCGGGGCCGTCCTGGCCTACGGAGAGCGGCGGCGGAGG GTCGCCCAGGCGGCCCAGGCCCCCCAGTACCCCCAGTACACGCGGGAGGAGGTGGGGCGCCACCGCTCACCGGCCGAGCGGGTCTGGGTGACCCACGGCACCGAGGTCTTTGACGTCACCGACTTCGTGGAGCTGCACCCCGGGGGGGCCGACAAGCTGCtgctggcggcg gggggggcccTGGAGCCCTTCTGGGCCCTTTATGCCGTCCACAACCAGCCCCACGTCCTGGAGCTGCTGCGGGAGTACAAGGTGGGCGAGCTGAGCCCCGCCGAGGCGCCGCCACCCCCCACCGCCACCCAGGACCCCTTCGCCGGGGaccccccccggcaccccggGCTGCGCGTCAACAGCCAGAAGCCGTTCAACGCGGAGCCGCCGGCGGAGCTGCTGACCGAGCGCTTCCTGACGCCCAACGAGCTTTTCTTCACCCGTAACCACCTCCCGGTACCGGCGGTGGAACCGGGGTCCTACCGGCTGCGGGtggaggggccggggggccgggggctgtCGCTGTCGCTGGCCGAGCTGCGCAGCCGCTTCCCCAAGCACGAGGTGACGGCCACGTTGCAATGCGCCGGTAACCGCCGCACCGAGATGAGCCTCGTCCGCCCCGTCAAGGGGTTGGCATGGGATATCGGTGCCATCGGCACGGCGCGGTGGGGCGGCGCGCGGCTGCGGGACGTGCTGCTCCACGCCGGCTTCGAGGAGCGGCGGGAGGGCGAGTGGCACGTTTGCTTCGAGGGTTTGGACGTGGATGCCGGGGGGGCTCCCTACGGCGCGTCCATCCCCTACGGCCGCGCCGTCAGCCCGCTGGCCGACGTGCTGCTGGCTTACGAGATGAACGGGCAAGAGCTGCCGCGCGATCACGGCTTCCCGCTGCGCGTCGTGGTGCCCGGCGTGGTGGGCGCCCGTAGCGTCAAGTGGCTGCGGCGCGTGGCCGTCAGCCCCACCGAGAGCCCCAGCCACTGGCAGCAGAACGACTACAAGGGTTTCTCCCCCTGCGTGGACTGGGACACTGTGGATTACCGGACGGCACCGGCCATCCAGGAGTTACCGGTGCAATCGGCCATCACCCACCCGCGTCCCGGCGCGGCGGTGCCGGCGGACGAGCTGACGGTGAAGGGCTACGCCTGGAGCGGCGGTGGGCGCGAGGTGGTGCGGGTGGACGTGTCCCTGGACGGCGGCCGGACCTGGCAAGTGGCGCGGCTGACGGGT GAGCGGCCGGTACCGGGACGTGCTTGGGCTTGGGCGCtctgggagctgcaggtgcCGGTACCGGCGGGTGCCGCCGAGCTGGAGATCGTCTGCAAAGCGGTGGACGGTAGCTACAACGTCCAGCCCGACACGGTGGCACCTATCTGGAACCTGCGCGGGGTCCTCAGCAACGCCTGGCACCGTGTTCGTGTCACCGTCAGCCGCTGA